One Salmo trutta chromosome 19, fSalTru1.1, whole genome shotgun sequence genomic window carries:
- the LOC115154105 gene encoding smoothelin-like protein 2 isoform X3, translated as MHRSISSKLRVSVASGDMDAAPTTVSAAGDATCDETVCEALGRFEATLAAAVREVHVDVSAFKRGVERRVDEACQAQGPLAEAVQRLMQENLQLRSQLEALARLVEGLTGNGVDRSALEERDGRGQTPMTSPQGMVNRSHRSPSTMVPNGPSESGSSGLGSGSSGSGASSSTSAHLSSREPMEDNMVNGHKGVDRTEDKNVAAVLENGHHKDQVSGQEAEEHKPHLPVSAMTRTCPESPTGPRRASVELKSPGHLLADDSSFGEPHLPCTAITKTDSPTGPKPPAQSPALARKSPASTPKSPAYPIADVTTPKTALDALFSSAPALKRETPVSMRTFTLPGLSQGSESFSGQQTQVRSPVSSHAVQKENISVSLAPPHTPVSALSRTSPESPSAPAPNQSPAPPSWAPAAPTQSPAPPSWAPAAPTQSPAPPSWAPAAPTQSPAPPSWAPAAPTQSPAPPSWAPAAPTQSPAPPSWAPAAPTQSPATPSWAPAAPTQSPATPSWAPAAPTQSPATLTQSSAAPTQAPAAPPSPSPAPKTPSQPVFEDTPPKALGEFPFKRGERVAPAVKAASPSLTRSMSFPATTEKLLPPRKVPPPGTDRSLDKFGCSDKFGGPNKFGGPNKFGGPNKLGGSDRLGGLDKFGGGGERKLQRSQTLPRNLGMQSKRSLFESLASECDRSKAAGSKPKLQRSQSFNSASSIKAMLLEWCRSKTFSYQNIDIQNFSSSWCDGMAFAALVHSFFPLEFDYNTLNPANRKHNFEVAFTTAEEQADCVRLIEVEDMMVMGNKPDPMCIFTYVQSLYNHLKKFE; from the exons ATGCACCGCTCCATTTCCTCTAAGCTGAGGGTGTCTGTTGCTAGTGGGGACATGGACGCCGCTCCTACAACCGTGTCGGCAGCCGGGGATGCCACGTGCGACGAGACGGTGTGTGAGGCACTGGGTCGCTTCGAGGCCACGCTGGCGGCGGCGGTGCGCGAGGTGCACGTGGACGTGAGTGCCTTCAAGCGGGGCGTGGAGCGGCGGGTGGATGAGGCGTGTCAAGCCCAAGGGCCCCTGGCCGAGGCGGTGCAACGGCTGATGCAGGAGAACCTGCAGCTCCGGAGTCAGCTGGAGGCGCTGGCCCGCCTGGTGGAGGGTCTGACAGGGAATGGGGTGGACAGGAGTGCCCTGGAGGAGAGGGACGGTAGGGGACAGACCCCCATGACTTCGCCCCAGGGGATGGTGAACAGGAGCCACAGGAGTCCCTCCACAATGGTTCCCAATGGACCGTCAGAGTCTGGTTCTTCTGGTCTTGGTTCTGGGTCTTCTGGTTCTGGCGCCTCTAGTTCCACATCAGCCCATCTCTCCAGCAGAGAGCCCATGGAGGACAACATGGTTAAT GGTCACAAAGGTGTTGACAGAACCGAAGACAAAAACGTTGCTGCTGTGTTGGAGAATGGACATCACAAAGACCAAG TCAGTGGTCAGGAGGCAGAGGAGCACAAGCCTCATCTCCCCGTCAGTGCTATGACCAGGACTTGTCCCGAGTCACCAACTGGCCCCAGACGAGCCTCAGTGGAGCTCAAGTCTCCCGGTCATTTATTAGCAG ACGACTCATCATTCGGCGAGCCACATCTTCCCTGCACTGCCATAACCAAAACAGACTCCCCAACTGGCCCAAAACCGCCAGCACAATCTCCTGCTTTGGCCAGGAAATCTCCTGCTTCAACACCAAAGTCTCCTGCCTACCCAATAGCTGACGTCACCACTCCCAAAACAGCACTTGATGCTCTGTTTAGTTCTG CACCAGCATTGAAGAGAGAGACCCCTGTATCAATGCGTACATTTACCCTTCCAGGCTTATCACAAGGATCAG AGAGTTTTTCTGGACAACAAACGCAAGTGAGGTCACCAGTCAGCAGTCATGCAGTACAGAAGGAGAACATCTCCGTATCTCTGGCTCCACCTCATACCCCTGTCAGTGCCTTGAGCAGAACTAGCCCAGAGTCACCATCTGCACCTGCCCCAAATCAGTCCCCTGCCCCCCCATCATGGGCTCCTGCTGCACCAACTCAGTCCCCTGCCCCCCCATCATGGGCTCCTGCTGCCCCAACTCAGTCCCCTGCCCCCCCATCATGGGCTCCTGCTGCCCCAACTCAGTCCCCTGCCCCCCCATCATGGGCTCCTGCTGCCCCAACTCAGTCCCCTGCCCCCCCATCATGGGCTCCTGCTGCCCCAACTCAGTCCCCTGCCCCCCCATCATGGGCTCCTGCTGCCCCAACTCAGTCCCCTGCCACCCCATCATGGGCTCCTGCTGCCCCAACTCAGTCCCCTGCCACCCCATCATGGGCTCCTGCTGCCCCAACTCAGTCCCCTGCCACCCTAACTCAATCTTCTGCAGCACCAACTCAGGCTCCTGCAGCCCCTCCATCTCCTTCCCCTGCACCCAAAACACCTAGTCAACCAGTATTTGAGGATACCCCACCCAAAGCATTGGGAGAATTTCCTTTCAAACGTGGTGAACGTG TAGCACCTGCAGTTAAGGCAGCGAGCCCGAGTCTAACGCGTAGCATGAGCTTTCCAGCAACCACAG AAAAACTCCTACCCCCGAGAAAAGTGCCTCCCCCTGGCACAGACAG GAGCCTGGACAAGTTTGGCTGTTCGGACAAGTTTGGTGGTCCAAATAAGTTTGGTGGTCCAAACAAGTTTGGCGGTCCAAACAAGTTAGGTGGTTCGGACAGGCTTGGTGGGCTGGACAAGTTTGGGGGCGGTGGGGAGCGGAAACTGCAGAGGTCACAAACGCTGCCTCGCAACCTCGGGATGCAGAGCAAACGGTCTCTGTTTGAGAGTTTGGCCTCTGAGTGTGACAG GTCCAAGGCTGCAGGCTCCAAGCCCAAACTGCAGCGCTCCCAGAGTTTTAACAGCGCCAGCAGCATCAAGGCAATGCTCCTGGAGTGGTGCCGATCCAAAACTTTTAGCTACCAG AACATAGACATCCAGAACTTCTCATCCAGCTGGTGTGATGGAATGGCATTCGCTGCCCTGGTCCACTCCTTCTTCCCCCTGGAGTTTGACTACAACACACTGAATCCTGCCAATCGCAAACACAACTTTGAAGTGGCCTTCACCACAGCAga ggAGCAGGCTGACTGTGTGCGTCTCATTGAGGTAGAGGATATGATGGTGATGGGTAACAAACCAGACCCCATGTGTATCTTCACCTACGTCCAGTCCCTCTACAACCACCTCAAGAAGTTTGAGTGA
- the LOC115154105 gene encoding smoothelin-like protein 2 isoform X2, whose amino-acid sequence MHRSISSKLRVSVASGDMDAAPTTVSAAGDATCDETVCEALGRFEATLAAAVREVHVDVSAFKRGVERRVDEACQAQGPLAEAVQRLMQENLQLRSQLEALARLVEGLTGNGVDRSALEERDGRGQTPMTSPQGMVNRSHRSPSTMVPNGPSESGSSGLGSGSSGSGASSSTSAHLSSREPMEDNMVNGHKGVDRTEDKNVAAVLENGHHKDQVSGQEAEEHKPHLPVSAMTRTCPESPTGPRRASVELKSPGHLLAGVTSPKARPDFLFKSDDSSFGEPHLPCTAITKTDSPTGPKPPAQSPALARKSPASTPKSPAYPIADVTTPKTALDALFSSAPALKRETPVSMRTFTLPGLSQGSESFSGQQTQVRSPVSSHAVQKENISVSLAPPHTPVSALSRTSPESPSAPAPNQSPAPPSWAPAAPTQSPAPPSWAPAAPTQSPAPPSWAPAAPTQSPAPPSWAPAAPTQSPAPPSWAPAAPTQSPAPPSWAPAAPTQSPATPSWAPAAPTQSPATPSWAPAAPTQSPATLTQSSAAPTQAPAAPPSPSPAPKTPSQPVFEDTPPKALGEFPFKRGERAPAVKAASPSLTRSMSFPATTEKLLPPRKVPPPGTDRSLDKFGCSDKFGGPNKFGGPNKFGGPNKLGGSDRLGGLDKFGGGGERKLQRSQTLPRNLGMQSKRSLFESLASECDRSKAAGSKPKLQRSQSFNSASSIKAMLLEWCRSKTFSYQNIDIQNFSSSWCDGMAFAALVHSFFPLEFDYNTLNPANRKHNFEVAFTTAEEQADCVRLIEVEDMMVMGNKPDPMCIFTYVQSLYNHLKKFE is encoded by the exons ATGCACCGCTCCATTTCCTCTAAGCTGAGGGTGTCTGTTGCTAGTGGGGACATGGACGCCGCTCCTACAACCGTGTCGGCAGCCGGGGATGCCACGTGCGACGAGACGGTGTGTGAGGCACTGGGTCGCTTCGAGGCCACGCTGGCGGCGGCGGTGCGCGAGGTGCACGTGGACGTGAGTGCCTTCAAGCGGGGCGTGGAGCGGCGGGTGGATGAGGCGTGTCAAGCCCAAGGGCCCCTGGCCGAGGCGGTGCAACGGCTGATGCAGGAGAACCTGCAGCTCCGGAGTCAGCTGGAGGCGCTGGCCCGCCTGGTGGAGGGTCTGACAGGGAATGGGGTGGACAGGAGTGCCCTGGAGGAGAGGGACGGTAGGGGACAGACCCCCATGACTTCGCCCCAGGGGATGGTGAACAGGAGCCACAGGAGTCCCTCCACAATGGTTCCCAATGGACCGTCAGAGTCTGGTTCTTCTGGTCTTGGTTCTGGGTCTTCTGGTTCTGGCGCCTCTAGTTCCACATCAGCCCATCTCTCCAGCAGAGAGCCCATGGAGGACAACATGGTTAAT GGTCACAAAGGTGTTGACAGAACCGAAGACAAAAACGTTGCTGCTGTGTTGGAGAATGGACATCACAAAGACCAAG TCAGTGGTCAGGAGGCAGAGGAGCACAAGCCTCATCTCCCCGTCAGTGCTATGACCAGGACTTGTCCCGAGTCACCAACTGGCCCCAGACGAGCCTCAGTGGAGCTCAAGTCTCCCGGTCATTTATTAGCAGGTGTCACCTCACCCAAAGCAAGACCAGATTTTTTGTTTAAATCTG ACGACTCATCATTCGGCGAGCCACATCTTCCCTGCACTGCCATAACCAAAACAGACTCCCCAACTGGCCCAAAACCGCCAGCACAATCTCCTGCTTTGGCCAGGAAATCTCCTGCTTCAACACCAAAGTCTCCTGCCTACCCAATAGCTGACGTCACCACTCCCAAAACAGCACTTGATGCTCTGTTTAGTTCTG CACCAGCATTGAAGAGAGAGACCCCTGTATCAATGCGTACATTTACCCTTCCAGGCTTATCACAAGGATCAG AGAGTTTTTCTGGACAACAAACGCAAGTGAGGTCACCAGTCAGCAGTCATGCAGTACAGAAGGAGAACATCTCCGTATCTCTGGCTCCACCTCATACCCCTGTCAGTGCCTTGAGCAGAACTAGCCCAGAGTCACCATCTGCACCTGCCCCAAATCAGTCCCCTGCCCCCCCATCATGGGCTCCTGCTGCACCAACTCAGTCCCCTGCCCCCCCATCATGGGCTCCTGCTGCCCCAACTCAGTCCCCTGCCCCCCCATCATGGGCTCCTGCTGCCCCAACTCAGTCCCCTGCCCCCCCATCATGGGCTCCTGCTGCCCCAACTCAGTCCCCTGCCCCCCCATCATGGGCTCCTGCTGCCCCAACTCAGTCCCCTGCCCCCCCATCATGGGCTCCTGCTGCCCCAACTCAGTCCCCTGCCACCCCATCATGGGCTCCTGCTGCCCCAACTCAGTCCCCTGCCACCCCATCATGGGCTCCTGCTGCCCCAACTCAGTCCCCTGCCACCCTAACTCAATCTTCTGCAGCACCAACTCAGGCTCCTGCAGCCCCTCCATCTCCTTCCCCTGCACCCAAAACACCTAGTCAACCAGTATTTGAGGATACCCCACCCAAAGCATTGGGAGAATTTCCTTTCAAACGTGGTGAACGTG CACCTGCAGTTAAGGCAGCGAGCCCGAGTCTAACGCGTAGCATGAGCTTTCCAGCAACCACAG AAAAACTCCTACCCCCGAGAAAAGTGCCTCCCCCTGGCACAGACAG GAGCCTGGACAAGTTTGGCTGTTCGGACAAGTTTGGTGGTCCAAATAAGTTTGGTGGTCCAAACAAGTTTGGCGGTCCAAACAAGTTAGGTGGTTCGGACAGGCTTGGTGGGCTGGACAAGTTTGGGGGCGGTGGGGAGCGGAAACTGCAGAGGTCACAAACGCTGCCTCGCAACCTCGGGATGCAGAGCAAACGGTCTCTGTTTGAGAGTTTGGCCTCTGAGTGTGACAG GTCCAAGGCTGCAGGCTCCAAGCCCAAACTGCAGCGCTCCCAGAGTTTTAACAGCGCCAGCAGCATCAAGGCAATGCTCCTGGAGTGGTGCCGATCCAAAACTTTTAGCTACCAG AACATAGACATCCAGAACTTCTCATCCAGCTGGTGTGATGGAATGGCATTCGCTGCCCTGGTCCACTCCTTCTTCCCCCTGGAGTTTGACTACAACACACTGAATCCTGCCAATCGCAAACACAACTTTGAAGTGGCCTTCACCACAGCAga ggAGCAGGCTGACTGTGTGCGTCTCATTGAGGTAGAGGATATGATGGTGATGGGTAACAAACCAGACCCCATGTGTATCTTCACCTACGTCCAGTCCCTCTACAACCACCTCAAGAAGTTTGAGTGA
- the LOC115154105 gene encoding smoothelin-like protein 2 isoform X1, with the protein MHRSISSKLRVSVASGDMDAAPTTVSAAGDATCDETVCEALGRFEATLAAAVREVHVDVSAFKRGVERRVDEACQAQGPLAEAVQRLMQENLQLRSQLEALARLVEGLTGNGVDRSALEERDGRGQTPMTSPQGMVNRSHRSPSTMVPNGPSESGSSGLGSGSSGSGASSSTSAHLSSREPMEDNMVNGHKGVDRTEDKNVAAVLENGHHKDQVSGQEAEEHKPHLPVSAMTRTCPESPTGPRRASVELKSPGHLLAGVTSPKARPDFLFKSDDSSFGEPHLPCTAITKTDSPTGPKPPAQSPALARKSPASTPKSPAYPIADVTTPKTALDALFSSAPALKRETPVSMRTFTLPGLSQGSESFSGQQTQVRSPVSSHAVQKENISVSLAPPHTPVSALSRTSPESPSAPAPNQSPAPPSWAPAAPTQSPAPPSWAPAAPTQSPAPPSWAPAAPTQSPAPPSWAPAAPTQSPAPPSWAPAAPTQSPAPPSWAPAAPTQSPATPSWAPAAPTQSPATPSWAPAAPTQSPATLTQSSAAPTQAPAAPPSPSPAPKTPSQPVFEDTPPKALGEFPFKRGERVAPAVKAASPSLTRSMSFPATTEKLLPPRKVPPPGTDRSLDKFGCSDKFGGPNKFGGPNKFGGPNKLGGSDRLGGLDKFGGGGERKLQRSQTLPRNLGMQSKRSLFESLASECDRSKAAGSKPKLQRSQSFNSASSIKAMLLEWCRSKTFSYQNIDIQNFSSSWCDGMAFAALVHSFFPLEFDYNTLNPANRKHNFEVAFTTAEEQADCVRLIEVEDMMVMGNKPDPMCIFTYVQSLYNHLKKFE; encoded by the exons ATGCACCGCTCCATTTCCTCTAAGCTGAGGGTGTCTGTTGCTAGTGGGGACATGGACGCCGCTCCTACAACCGTGTCGGCAGCCGGGGATGCCACGTGCGACGAGACGGTGTGTGAGGCACTGGGTCGCTTCGAGGCCACGCTGGCGGCGGCGGTGCGCGAGGTGCACGTGGACGTGAGTGCCTTCAAGCGGGGCGTGGAGCGGCGGGTGGATGAGGCGTGTCAAGCCCAAGGGCCCCTGGCCGAGGCGGTGCAACGGCTGATGCAGGAGAACCTGCAGCTCCGGAGTCAGCTGGAGGCGCTGGCCCGCCTGGTGGAGGGTCTGACAGGGAATGGGGTGGACAGGAGTGCCCTGGAGGAGAGGGACGGTAGGGGACAGACCCCCATGACTTCGCCCCAGGGGATGGTGAACAGGAGCCACAGGAGTCCCTCCACAATGGTTCCCAATGGACCGTCAGAGTCTGGTTCTTCTGGTCTTGGTTCTGGGTCTTCTGGTTCTGGCGCCTCTAGTTCCACATCAGCCCATCTCTCCAGCAGAGAGCCCATGGAGGACAACATGGTTAAT GGTCACAAAGGTGTTGACAGAACCGAAGACAAAAACGTTGCTGCTGTGTTGGAGAATGGACATCACAAAGACCAAG TCAGTGGTCAGGAGGCAGAGGAGCACAAGCCTCATCTCCCCGTCAGTGCTATGACCAGGACTTGTCCCGAGTCACCAACTGGCCCCAGACGAGCCTCAGTGGAGCTCAAGTCTCCCGGTCATTTATTAGCAGGTGTCACCTCACCCAAAGCAAGACCAGATTTTTTGTTTAAATCTG ACGACTCATCATTCGGCGAGCCACATCTTCCCTGCACTGCCATAACCAAAACAGACTCCCCAACTGGCCCAAAACCGCCAGCACAATCTCCTGCTTTGGCCAGGAAATCTCCTGCTTCAACACCAAAGTCTCCTGCCTACCCAATAGCTGACGTCACCACTCCCAAAACAGCACTTGATGCTCTGTTTAGTTCTG CACCAGCATTGAAGAGAGAGACCCCTGTATCAATGCGTACATTTACCCTTCCAGGCTTATCACAAGGATCAG AGAGTTTTTCTGGACAACAAACGCAAGTGAGGTCACCAGTCAGCAGTCATGCAGTACAGAAGGAGAACATCTCCGTATCTCTGGCTCCACCTCATACCCCTGTCAGTGCCTTGAGCAGAACTAGCCCAGAGTCACCATCTGCACCTGCCCCAAATCAGTCCCCTGCCCCCCCATCATGGGCTCCTGCTGCACCAACTCAGTCCCCTGCCCCCCCATCATGGGCTCCTGCTGCCCCAACTCAGTCCCCTGCCCCCCCATCATGGGCTCCTGCTGCCCCAACTCAGTCCCCTGCCCCCCCATCATGGGCTCCTGCTGCCCCAACTCAGTCCCCTGCCCCCCCATCATGGGCTCCTGCTGCCCCAACTCAGTCCCCTGCCCCCCCATCATGGGCTCCTGCTGCCCCAACTCAGTCCCCTGCCACCCCATCATGGGCTCCTGCTGCCCCAACTCAGTCCCCTGCCACCCCATCATGGGCTCCTGCTGCCCCAACTCAGTCCCCTGCCACCCTAACTCAATCTTCTGCAGCACCAACTCAGGCTCCTGCAGCCCCTCCATCTCCTTCCCCTGCACCCAAAACACCTAGTCAACCAGTATTTGAGGATACCCCACCCAAAGCATTGGGAGAATTTCCTTTCAAACGTGGTGAACGTG TAGCACCTGCAGTTAAGGCAGCGAGCCCGAGTCTAACGCGTAGCATGAGCTTTCCAGCAACCACAG AAAAACTCCTACCCCCGAGAAAAGTGCCTCCCCCTGGCACAGACAG GAGCCTGGACAAGTTTGGCTGTTCGGACAAGTTTGGTGGTCCAAATAAGTTTGGTGGTCCAAACAAGTTTGGCGGTCCAAACAAGTTAGGTGGTTCGGACAGGCTTGGTGGGCTGGACAAGTTTGGGGGCGGTGGGGAGCGGAAACTGCAGAGGTCACAAACGCTGCCTCGCAACCTCGGGATGCAGAGCAAACGGTCTCTGTTTGAGAGTTTGGCCTCTGAGTGTGACAG GTCCAAGGCTGCAGGCTCCAAGCCCAAACTGCAGCGCTCCCAGAGTTTTAACAGCGCCAGCAGCATCAAGGCAATGCTCCTGGAGTGGTGCCGATCCAAAACTTTTAGCTACCAG AACATAGACATCCAGAACTTCTCATCCAGCTGGTGTGATGGAATGGCATTCGCTGCCCTGGTCCACTCCTTCTTCCCCCTGGAGTTTGACTACAACACACTGAATCCTGCCAATCGCAAACACAACTTTGAAGTGGCCTTCACCACAGCAga ggAGCAGGCTGACTGTGTGCGTCTCATTGAGGTAGAGGATATGATGGTGATGGGTAACAAACCAGACCCCATGTGTATCTTCACCTACGTCCAGTCCCTCTACAACCACCTCAAGAAGTTTGAGTGA
- the LOC115154105 gene encoding smoothelin-like protein 2 isoform X5 — translation MHRSISSKLRVSVASGDMDAAPTTVSAAGDATCDETVCEALGRFEATLAAAVREVHVDVSAFKRGVERRVDEACQAQGPLAEAVQRLMQENLQLRSQLEALARLVEGLTGNGVDRSALEERDGRGQTPMTSPQGMVNRSHRSPSTMVPNGPSESGSSGLGSGSSGSGASSSTSAHLSSREPMEDNMVNGHKGVDRTEDKNVAAVLENGHHKDQAPALKRETPVSMRTFTLPGLSQGSESFSGQQTQVRSPVSSHAVQKENISVSLAPPHTPVSALSRTSPESPSAPAPNQSPAPPSWAPAAPTQSPAPPSWAPAAPTQSPAPPSWAPAAPTQSPAPPSWAPAAPTQSPAPPSWAPAAPTQSPAPPSWAPAAPTQSPATPSWAPAAPTQSPATPSWAPAAPTQSPATLTQSSAAPTQAPAAPPSPSPAPKTPSQPVFEDTPPKALGEFPFKRGERVAPAVKAASPSLTRSMSFPATTEKLLPPRKVPPPGTDRSLDKFGCSDKFGGPNKFGGPNKFGGPNKLGGSDRLGGLDKFGGGGERKLQRSQTLPRNLGMQSKRSLFESLASECDRSKAAGSKPKLQRSQSFNSASSIKAMLLEWCRSKTFSYQNIDIQNFSSSWCDGMAFAALVHSFFPLEFDYNTLNPANRKHNFEVAFTTAEEQADCVRLIEVEDMMVMGNKPDPMCIFTYVQSLYNHLKKFE, via the exons ATGCACCGCTCCATTTCCTCTAAGCTGAGGGTGTCTGTTGCTAGTGGGGACATGGACGCCGCTCCTACAACCGTGTCGGCAGCCGGGGATGCCACGTGCGACGAGACGGTGTGTGAGGCACTGGGTCGCTTCGAGGCCACGCTGGCGGCGGCGGTGCGCGAGGTGCACGTGGACGTGAGTGCCTTCAAGCGGGGCGTGGAGCGGCGGGTGGATGAGGCGTGTCAAGCCCAAGGGCCCCTGGCCGAGGCGGTGCAACGGCTGATGCAGGAGAACCTGCAGCTCCGGAGTCAGCTGGAGGCGCTGGCCCGCCTGGTGGAGGGTCTGACAGGGAATGGGGTGGACAGGAGTGCCCTGGAGGAGAGGGACGGTAGGGGACAGACCCCCATGACTTCGCCCCAGGGGATGGTGAACAGGAGCCACAGGAGTCCCTCCACAATGGTTCCCAATGGACCGTCAGAGTCTGGTTCTTCTGGTCTTGGTTCTGGGTCTTCTGGTTCTGGCGCCTCTAGTTCCACATCAGCCCATCTCTCCAGCAGAGAGCCCATGGAGGACAACATGGTTAAT GGTCACAAAGGTGTTGACAGAACCGAAGACAAAAACGTTGCTGCTGTGTTGGAGAATGGACATCACAAAGACCAAG CACCAGCATTGAAGAGAGAGACCCCTGTATCAATGCGTACATTTACCCTTCCAGGCTTATCACAAGGATCAG AGAGTTTTTCTGGACAACAAACGCAAGTGAGGTCACCAGTCAGCAGTCATGCAGTACAGAAGGAGAACATCTCCGTATCTCTGGCTCCACCTCATACCCCTGTCAGTGCCTTGAGCAGAACTAGCCCAGAGTCACCATCTGCACCTGCCCCAAATCAGTCCCCTGCCCCCCCATCATGGGCTCCTGCTGCACCAACTCAGTCCCCTGCCCCCCCATCATGGGCTCCTGCTGCCCCAACTCAGTCCCCTGCCCCCCCATCATGGGCTCCTGCTGCCCCAACTCAGTCCCCTGCCCCCCCATCATGGGCTCCTGCTGCCCCAACTCAGTCCCCTGCCCCCCCATCATGGGCTCCTGCTGCCCCAACTCAGTCCCCTGCCCCCCCATCATGGGCTCCTGCTGCCCCAACTCAGTCCCCTGCCACCCCATCATGGGCTCCTGCTGCCCCAACTCAGTCCCCTGCCACCCCATCATGGGCTCCTGCTGCCCCAACTCAGTCCCCTGCCACCCTAACTCAATCTTCTGCAGCACCAACTCAGGCTCCTGCAGCCCCTCCATCTCCTTCCCCTGCACCCAAAACACCTAGTCAACCAGTATTTGAGGATACCCCACCCAAAGCATTGGGAGAATTTCCTTTCAAACGTGGTGAACGTG TAGCACCTGCAGTTAAGGCAGCGAGCCCGAGTCTAACGCGTAGCATGAGCTTTCCAGCAACCACAG AAAAACTCCTACCCCCGAGAAAAGTGCCTCCCCCTGGCACAGACAG GAGCCTGGACAAGTTTGGCTGTTCGGACAAGTTTGGTGGTCCAAATAAGTTTGGTGGTCCAAACAAGTTTGGCGGTCCAAACAAGTTAGGTGGTTCGGACAGGCTTGGTGGGCTGGACAAGTTTGGGGGCGGTGGGGAGCGGAAACTGCAGAGGTCACAAACGCTGCCTCGCAACCTCGGGATGCAGAGCAAACGGTCTCTGTTTGAGAGTTTGGCCTCTGAGTGTGACAG GTCCAAGGCTGCAGGCTCCAAGCCCAAACTGCAGCGCTCCCAGAGTTTTAACAGCGCCAGCAGCATCAAGGCAATGCTCCTGGAGTGGTGCCGATCCAAAACTTTTAGCTACCAG AACATAGACATCCAGAACTTCTCATCCAGCTGGTGTGATGGAATGGCATTCGCTGCCCTGGTCCACTCCTTCTTCCCCCTGGAGTTTGACTACAACACACTGAATCCTGCCAATCGCAAACACAACTTTGAAGTGGCCTTCACCACAGCAga ggAGCAGGCTGACTGTGTGCGTCTCATTGAGGTAGAGGATATGATGGTGATGGGTAACAAACCAGACCCCATGTGTATCTTCACCTACGTCCAGTCCCTCTACAACCACCTCAAGAAGTTTGAGTGA